Proteins encoded together in one Aeromonas encheleia window:
- a CDS encoding LysM peptidoglycan-binding domain-containing protein, with product MHLKQIILASLATALAGGAMADQLTLKPGYPDSYVVQKGDTLWDISGQYLAEPWLWPRLWNINPQIANPHWIYPGDVLQLSWVNGEPRLGKASQGGKQVIHLSPKNRYENKASPIPTLPLSEIGPFLQTDHILADSQQVKDLPYVLGNNEKHVGMLEGDTLYVRGSLTPGQDYGVYHPGVTYKDRQTGEQLGQEAVFVGTVRAEERLANDSTRVTLTHNRREVYQGDKIIPLPPQESLSAVFMPKAAPTISPGYVVELPSKARGGGKFDVVLINKGLRDRVAPGDVLEIQRPGAEMVDRDGKVSYREYASVYNKAFYSAGKSALPSEAVARVMLFKVYDKLSYGLILQSQEMVSSGYQVTNF from the coding sequence ATGCATCTGAAGCAAATCATCCTCGCCTCTCTGGCGACAGCCTTGGCCGGTGGTGCCATGGCCGACCAGCTGACGCTAAAACCCGGTTATCCAGACAGCTATGTCGTCCAGAAGGGGGATACCCTCTGGGACATCTCGGGCCAATACCTGGCCGAGCCCTGGCTCTGGCCACGCCTCTGGAACATCAATCCCCAGATTGCCAATCCGCACTGGATCTACCCCGGTGACGTGTTGCAACTGAGCTGGGTCAATGGCGAGCCTCGCCTCGGCAAGGCCAGCCAGGGCGGCAAACAGGTCATTCACTTGTCTCCCAAGAACCGCTACGAGAACAAGGCCAGCCCGATCCCGACCCTGCCACTCAGCGAGATAGGTCCCTTCCTGCAGACCGACCACATTCTGGCCGACAGCCAGCAGGTCAAGGACCTGCCCTATGTGCTCGGCAATAACGAGAAGCACGTCGGCATGCTGGAGGGGGATACCCTCTATGTGCGGGGTTCGCTGACCCCGGGCCAGGACTACGGGGTTTATCACCCGGGCGTGACCTACAAGGACAGGCAGACCGGGGAGCAGCTCGGTCAGGAGGCCGTTTTCGTCGGCACGGTGCGGGCGGAGGAGCGGCTGGCCAACGACAGCACCAGAGTCACGCTGACACACAACAGGCGCGAGGTGTATCAGGGGGACAAGATCATCCCGCTACCGCCACAGGAGAGTCTCTCCGCCGTATTCATGCCGAAGGCGGCGCCAACCATCTCCCCCGGCTATGTGGTCGAACTGCCGAGCAAGGCGCGCGGCGGCGGCAAGTTTGATGTGGTGCTCATCAACAAGGGGCTGCGGGATCGGGTCGCCCCCGGCGATGTGCTCGAGATCCAGCGCCCGGGCGCCGAGATGGTGGACAGGGATGGCAAGGTCTCATACCGCGAATATGCCTCAGTGTATAACAAGGCCTTCTACTCGGCGGGCAAGTCAGCTCTGCCATCTGAGGCCGTCGCCAGGGTCATGCTATTCAAGGTCTACGACAAGCTGAGTTATGGCCTCATCCTGCAGAGTCAGGAGATGGTCAGCTCGGGCTACCAGGTCACCAACTTCTGA
- a CDS encoding DUF494 family protein, whose protein sequence is MFDVLMYLFETYIHSDADVMVEQDELTDELSRAGFNQDEIEKALNWLERLANLHDSEREVYVSASAQGSMRIYAPQELARLSTECRGFLLFLEQAQVLNAETREICIERLLELDKPDIELDDLKWVVMMVLFNVPGSENAYQQMEELVFDESDGVIH, encoded by the coding sequence ATGTTTGATGTATTGATGTACCTTTTCGAGACCTACATCCACAGCGATGCTGATGTGATGGTAGAGCAGGATGAACTCACCGACGAACTGAGCCGAGCCGGTTTCAATCAGGACGAGATCGAGAAGGCGCTCAACTGGCTGGAAAGGCTGGCCAATCTACATGACAGCGAACGGGAGGTGTATGTCTCCGCCAGCGCACAAGGCTCGATGCGGATCTATGCCCCGCAAGAGCTGGCCCGCCTCAGCACCGAATGCCGTGGCTTCCTGCTGTTCCTGGAACAGGCCCAGGTGCTGAATGCCGAAACCCGCGAGATCTGCATCGAGCGTCTGCTCGAGCTGGACAAGCCGGATATCGAGCTGGACGATTTGAAGTGGGTCGTCATGATGGTGCTGTTCAACGTACCGGGCAGTGAAAATGCCTACCAGCAGATGGAAGAGCTGGTGTTTGATGAGTCAGACGGTGTCATTCACTGA
- the def gene encoding peptide deformylase — protein sequence MAILDVLRFPDERLRTVAAPVETITPELQQIVDDMFETMYAEEGIGLAATQVDIHQRIIVIDVSEDREDQLVLINPEILEQSGSTGIEEGCLSVPGSRALVPRAEWVKVRALDRHGKPFELEADDLLAICIQHEMDHLVGKLFVDYLSPLKRQRIRQKLEKMAREDRKAL from the coding sequence ATGGCCATTCTAGATGTATTGCGTTTCCCCGATGAGCGCCTGCGTACCGTCGCAGCCCCTGTCGAGACCATTACACCCGAGTTACAACAGATTGTAGATGATATGTTCGAAACCATGTACGCGGAGGAAGGCATAGGCCTGGCCGCGACTCAGGTCGACATTCATCAGCGCATCATCGTCATCGACGTCTCTGAAGACCGTGAAGATCAGCTGGTGCTGATCAACCCGGAGATCCTCGAGCAGTCGGGTAGCACCGGCATCGAAGAGGGTTGCCTCTCCGTCCCCGGCAGCCGCGCTCTGGTGCCGCGCGCCGAGTGGGTCAAGGTGCGGGCACTGGATCGCCACGGCAAGCCGTTCGAGCTGGAAGCGGACGATCTGCTCGCTATCTGCATACAGCATGAGATGGATCATCTGGTCGGCAAGCTGTTTGTGGATTACTTGTCCCCGCTCAAGCGCCAGCGCATCCGTCAGAAGCTGGAAAAGATGGCTCGTGAAGATCGCAAAGCCCTCTGA
- a CDS encoding Sua5/YciO/YrdC/YwlC family protein translates to MPNEFEQAIAALRDDGVIAYATEAVFGLGCDPDSESAVQRLLAIKQRPVEKGLILIAADLAQLQDYIDLSQLSADQLARVQTSWPGPFTWIMPARATTPAWLTGQFDTLAVRVTAHPQVQALCRAFGKPLVSTSANLTGEAPARCVADIGAPLAHLLAYILPGEVGEQANPSEIKDARTGAVIRPS, encoded by the coding sequence ATGCCAAACGAATTTGAACAAGCGATTGCCGCCCTCCGCGATGACGGGGTGATCGCCTACGCGACCGAGGCTGTGTTCGGCCTGGGTTGTGATCCCGATTCCGAGTCGGCCGTGCAGCGTCTGCTGGCCATCAAGCAGCGTCCGGTGGAGAAGGGGCTGATCCTGATTGCCGCCGATCTGGCGCAGTTGCAGGATTACATCGATCTGAGCCAGCTCAGTGCCGATCAGCTTGCCCGAGTACAGACTAGCTGGCCGGGTCCCTTCACCTGGATCATGCCCGCCCGTGCCACGACGCCTGCTTGGCTCACCGGCCAGTTCGATACCCTGGCGGTTCGAGTGACGGCGCATCCTCAGGTGCAGGCGCTGTGCCGCGCCTTCGGCAAGCCGCTGGTGTCGACCAGCGCCAATCTGACCGGTGAAGCGCCCGCTCGCTGCGTCGCCGACATAGGCGCGCCGCTGGCGCACCTGCTGGCCTATATCCTGCCAGGCGAAGTGGGTGAACAGGCTAATCCGTCCGAGATCAAGGACGCCAGAACCGGCGCTGTCATTCGCCCCTCTTGA
- the purE gene encoding 5-(carboxyamino)imidazole ribonucleotide mutase yields MNKPFVAVLMGSDSDFPVMQSTLEVLKSFDITVEVKVTSAHRTPAATHQYVTDAETRGCKVFICAAGLAAHLAGAVAGITTRPVIGVPIDGGPLKGLDALLSTVQMPGGVPVATVAIGKAGAKNAGYLAAQMLAVADDALAVKVRAERQKNAEEVMAKDAALQAQLLK; encoded by the coding sequence ATGAATAAACCCTTTGTTGCCGTATTGATGGGCTCTGATTCTGATTTTCCCGTGATGCAATCCACCCTTGAAGTCCTCAAGTCGTTTGATATCACAGTGGAAGTGAAGGTCACCTCCGCGCACCGTACCCCGGCCGCTACCCATCAGTATGTCACCGATGCCGAAACCCGTGGTTGCAAGGTCTTCATCTGCGCCGCCGGGCTGGCCGCCCACCTGGCTGGTGCCGTGGCCGGCATCACCACCCGTCCCGTGATCGGGGTGCCCATCGATGGTGGCCCGCTCAAGGGGCTGGATGCATTGCTCTCCACCGTGCAGATGCCGGGTGGCGTGCCGGTGGCGACAGTGGCGATCGGCAAGGCCGGCGCCAAGAACGCCGGTTATCTGGCTGCCCAGATGTTGGCCGTGGCCGATGACGCCCTGGCAGTCAAGGTACGCGCCGAGCGCCAGAAGAATGCCGAAGAGGTGATGGCCAAGGATGCCGCCCTGCAGGCTCAACTGCTCAAGTAA
- the yihA gene encoding ribosome biogenesis GTP-binding protein YihA/YsxC, whose protein sequence is MDTQTLNFNKVHFVTSAPDIRHLPNDGGVEIAFAGRSNAGKSSALNTLTKHKNLARTSKTPGRTQLINLFELEPGKRLVDLPGYGYAQVPLEMKLKWQKSLAEYLQRRESLKGLVILMDIRHPLKETDMNMLEWSSHRELPVILLLTKADKLSPGPRNNQVIKVRQAVAELGPQIQVEAFSSLNNIGVEKLAQTLSGWYLSNAEIAPVDIDEDHQIEE, encoded by the coding sequence CAGCGCACCCGACATCCGCCACCTGCCAAATGATGGGGGTGTCGAGATTGCGTTTGCCGGCCGTTCCAACGCCGGTAAGTCATCTGCATTGAATACCTTAACCAAACACAAGAACCTGGCACGGACCAGTAAGACCCCGGGCCGTACCCAGCTGATCAACCTGTTCGAGCTGGAACCGGGCAAGCGTTTGGTCGACCTGCCTGGCTATGGTTATGCCCAGGTACCGCTGGAAATGAAGCTCAAGTGGCAAAAGTCGCTGGCAGAATACCTGCAGCGCCGCGAGTCCTTGAAAGGGCTGGTGATCCTGATGGATATCCGCCACCCGCTCAAAGAAACTGACATGAACATGCTGGAGTGGAGCTCACACCGTGAGCTGCCGGTCATACTGCTGCTGACCAAGGCCGACAAGTTGAGCCCGGGTCCCCGTAACAATCAGGTGATCAAGGTACGCCAGGCCGTGGCCGAACTGGGTCCGCAGATCCAGGTCGAGGCTTTCTCTTCCCTCAACAACATAGGCGTCGAGAAGCTGGCTCAAACCCTGAGCGGCTGGTATCTGTCCAATGCCGAGATCGCTCCGGTAGACATCGACGAAGATCACCAGATCGAGGAGTAA
- the dprA gene encoding DNA-processing protein DprA, whose translation MSPPLERLALWLTLDAVTGIGPVTASRLLAHFEGDIAALFACDDARLREMGLSEAQIRQLRWPLPEVEQGLLWASRPGQHLICPDTPSYPSLLKEIPAAPLLLYCRGALEALALPQLAMVGTRHPTYAGKDNAARLCAELVECGLAITSGLALGIDGVCHQQALTAGGVTLAVLGSGLDCLYPKRHQGLAMQILERGGLLISELAPDKGPLAEHFPRRNRIISGLSLGTLVVEAAEQSGSLITARYALEQGREVFAVPGAPQNVQALGCNRLIQQGAKLVLTAADVMEELPALVPLARPASHSPEPSHNSELPYADLLDNVDYEATSVDTVAERSRLPVELVLGRLVELELAGAVMAVAGGYVRTRRANHV comes from the coding sequence GTGTCGCCTCCACTCGAACGGCTCGCACTGTGGCTGACGCTGGATGCGGTGACTGGCATAGGTCCTGTCACCGCATCTCGCCTGCTGGCCCACTTCGAGGGGGATATCGCCGCCCTGTTTGCCTGCGACGATGCCAGGCTTCGGGAGATGGGCCTCAGCGAGGCCCAGATCCGCCAACTCAGGTGGCCACTGCCCGAGGTAGAGCAAGGGCTGCTCTGGGCGAGCAGGCCGGGTCAGCATCTCATCTGTCCAGATACCCCCAGTTATCCCTCCCTGTTAAAAGAGATCCCCGCCGCGCCGCTGCTGCTCTATTGCCGTGGCGCGCTGGAGGCGCTGGCGCTGCCCCAGTTGGCAATGGTGGGCACGCGCCATCCCACTTATGCCGGCAAGGACAACGCGGCTCGGCTGTGCGCCGAGCTGGTGGAATGCGGCCTGGCGATCACCTCGGGGCTGGCGCTCGGCATCGATGGCGTCTGTCATCAGCAGGCGTTGACGGCCGGGGGCGTGACGCTGGCGGTGTTGGGCTCTGGTCTCGATTGCCTCTATCCGAAGCGTCATCAGGGGTTGGCCATGCAAATCCTGGAACGCGGCGGCCTGCTGATCTCCGAGCTGGCGCCGGACAAAGGGCCACTCGCCGAGCACTTCCCCCGTCGCAATCGCATCATCAGCGGGCTCTCCCTCGGTACCCTGGTGGTGGAGGCGGCCGAACAGAGTGGCTCCCTCATCACGGCCCGTTACGCCTTGGAACAGGGGCGCGAGGTGTTCGCCGTACCCGGCGCCCCGCAGAATGTGCAGGCATTGGGCTGCAACAGGCTGATCCAGCAGGGGGCCAAACTGGTCTTGACTGCGGCCGATGTCATGGAGGAACTGCCCGCCTTGGTGCCGCTGGCGAGACCGGCGAGTCATTCACCCGAGCCTTCGCATAATAGCGAATTGCCTTATGCCGATTTGTTGGATAACGTAGATTATGAAGCCACGAGCGTGGATACCGTTGCCGAGCGGTCCCGGCTTCCTGTCGAACTGGTGTTGGGCAGGTTGGTAGAGCTGGAGCTGGCCGGTGCAGTGATGGCGGTAGCCGGTGGATACGTCAGAACGAGGAGGGCGAATCATGTTTGA
- the rsmB gene encoding 16S rRNA (cytosine(967)-C(5))-methyltransferase RsmB, whose product MKTRAQAALVIQQVLDQGQSLSAVLPAAQEKVAPRDRALLQELCYGTLRWLPRLDAAVSEMMDKPLKNKSRIFHYLILVGLYQLIYTRIPAHAAVAETVNAVKLLKGTSLRGLINGVLRNFQRSAEVILLRIDRIPSIRLGHPEWLTKRLRQAYPEDWEFIMEANNQRPPMWIRNNGQRQSREQMLARMAEVGINAMAGEEGDDCILLVRPCDVTKLPGFEQGDCSVQDGAAQQAARLLDPQPGEWVLDACAAPGGKTAHLLELQPALAGVIAVDADENRLKRVQENLDRIGLQARVIHGDASTPDQWWPQGQFDRILLDAPCSATGVIRRHPDIKWLRRDQDIRELAELQRRILNALWAKLKSGGTLLYATCSVLPEENRDQIRAFLADTRDARLVPLHEQDTPACPGRQFLPGEAEMDGFYYAKLIKQ is encoded by the coding sequence ATGAAAACACGTGCACAGGCCGCTCTCGTTATTCAACAGGTGCTGGATCAGGGCCAATCCCTCTCCGCTGTTCTGCCTGCTGCCCAGGAGAAGGTGGCGCCTCGCGACCGCGCCCTCCTGCAAGAACTCTGCTATGGCACCCTGCGCTGGCTGCCCCGCCTCGACGCGGCGGTGAGCGAGATGATGGACAAGCCGCTCAAGAACAAGAGCCGCATCTTCCACTATCTGATCCTGGTCGGTCTCTATCAGCTCATCTACACCCGCATTCCGGCCCACGCTGCGGTGGCCGAGACCGTCAACGCCGTCAAGCTGCTCAAGGGCACCTCCCTGCGCGGCCTGATCAACGGCGTGCTGCGTAACTTCCAGCGCAGCGCCGAAGTCATACTGCTGCGCATCGACCGCATCCCCAGCATCCGGCTCGGCCACCCAGAGTGGCTCACCAAGCGGCTGCGTCAGGCCTATCCCGAGGATTGGGAATTCATCATGGAGGCCAACAACCAGCGCCCCCCCATGTGGATCCGCAACAACGGCCAGCGCCAGAGCCGCGAGCAGATGCTGGCCCGCATGGCCGAGGTCGGCATCAATGCGATGGCCGGTGAGGAAGGGGACGACTGCATCCTGCTGGTGCGCCCCTGCGACGTGACCAAACTGCCCGGCTTCGAGCAGGGCGACTGCTCGGTACAGGACGGTGCCGCCCAGCAGGCCGCCCGCCTGCTCGACCCGCAACCGGGTGAGTGGGTGCTGGATGCCTGCGCCGCCCCCGGTGGCAAGACGGCTCACCTGCTGGAGTTGCAACCCGCCCTCGCCGGCGTCATCGCGGTCGATGCGGACGAGAACCGCCTCAAGCGGGTGCAGGAGAACCTGGATCGCATCGGCCTCCAGGCCCGGGTGATCCATGGCGATGCCAGTACGCCGGACCAGTGGTGGCCACAGGGTCAGTTCGATCGCATCCTGCTCGATGCCCCCTGCTCCGCCACCGGCGTCATCCGCCGTCACCCCGACATCAAGTGGTTGCGCCGGGATCAGGACATCCGCGAGCTGGCCGAGCTGCAGCGCCGCATCCTCAACGCCCTCTGGGCCAAGCTGAAGAGCGGCGGCACCCTGCTCTACGCCACCTGCTCGGTGCTGCCGGAAGAGAACCGCGACCAGATCCGTGCCTTCCTGGCCGACACCAGGGACGCCAGGCTGGTGCCCCTGCACGAGCAGGACACCCCGGCTTGTCCGGGTCGCCAGTTCCTGCCGGGCGAGGCCGAGATGGACGGCTTCTATTATGCCAAGCTGATCAAGCAGTAA
- the aroE gene encoding shikimate dehydrogenase: protein MDRYLVFGHPVRHSKSPFIHTLFARQTQQALEYGLAEPAVDDFAVSLQTFFAEGGKGCNVTVPFKEQAFSLVARLSPRAQRAGAVNTIKLTDDGVLLGDNTDGAGLVADLKAHGVNLAGSRILLLGAGGAARGALAPLLAERPSELVIANRTHAKAEQLATEFQDLGAVMAQAYEQLSGSFDLIINSTSASLQGDLPPLPPAMIHGGVAIYDMMYGAADTAFIHWAKQHGALHTMDGLGMLVEQAAEAFTVWRGIRPGTKQVLRELKRNLGIL, encoded by the coding sequence ATGGATCGTTATCTGGTTTTTGGCCACCCGGTGCGCCACAGCAAGTCTCCCTTCATCCACACCCTGTTTGCCAGGCAGACCCAGCAGGCGCTGGAATATGGCCTGGCCGAGCCCGCAGTCGATGATTTTGCGGTCAGCCTGCAGACCTTCTTCGCCGAGGGGGGCAAGGGTTGCAACGTGACAGTGCCCTTCAAGGAGCAGGCATTCTCCCTGGTCGCTCGACTGAGCCCACGGGCCCAGCGGGCCGGGGCGGTCAACACCATCAAGCTGACCGACGACGGGGTGCTGCTTGGGGACAATACCGATGGTGCAGGCTTGGTGGCGGATCTCAAGGCCCATGGGGTGAATCTGGCCGGTAGCCGGATCTTGCTGCTCGGGGCGGGTGGTGCCGCCCGAGGGGCGCTGGCGCCCCTGCTGGCCGAGCGACCGAGCGAGCTGGTGATTGCCAACCGTACCCACGCCAAGGCCGAGCAACTGGCCACCGAATTCCAGGATCTGGGGGCGGTGATGGCCCAGGCCTATGAACAGCTGAGTGGCTCGTTCGATCTCATCATTAACTCCACCTCCGCCAGCCTGCAGGGGGACCTCCCCCCCCTGCCGCCGGCCATGATCCACGGCGGTGTCGCCATCTACGACATGATGTACGGTGCGGCGGATACCGCCTTCATTCACTGGGCCAAGCAACATGGCGCCCTGCACACAATGGATGGGCTGGGCATGCTGGTGGAGCAGGCGGCCGAGGCGTTCACCGTGTGGCGCGGCATCCGGCCGGGGACCAAGCAGGTATTGAGGGAACTCAAGCGTAATCTGGGGATACTGTGA
- the fmt gene encoding methionyl-tRNA formyltransferase — protein MNKLKLIFAGTPDFAARHLAALLSSDHEVVAVYTQPDKPAGRGQKLSASPVKELALAHNLPVYQPASLRNEAAQAELAALGADLMVVVAYGLILPKAVLDTPRLGCLNVHGSLLPRWRGAAPIQRAIWAGDVETGVTIMQMDVGLDTGAMIRKVSCPIAFDETSASLYDKLAELGPQALVETLNAMAAGDTAAEAQDDALANYAQKLSKEEARIDWSMEAVAIERCIRAFNPWPISWFEVAEQTIKVWQAEVLEQEHGQAAGTLLKADKQGIDVATGKGVLRLLTLQPPGKKAMSVSDLLNSRRDWFAPGTQLN, from the coding sequence TTGAATAAGCTGAAACTGATTTTTGCCGGTACTCCCGACTTCGCCGCCCGTCACCTGGCGGCGTTGTTGTCTTCCGACCACGAGGTCGTCGCCGTCTATACCCAGCCCGACAAGCCGGCGGGCCGTGGTCAGAAGCTCAGCGCCAGCCCGGTCAAGGAGCTGGCCCTCGCCCACAATCTGCCGGTCTACCAACCCGCGTCCCTGCGCAACGAAGCCGCACAGGCCGAGCTGGCCGCCCTCGGCGCCGATCTCATGGTGGTGGTGGCCTACGGCCTGATCCTGCCCAAGGCGGTGCTCGACACCCCGCGGCTGGGTTGCCTGAACGTGCACGGCTCCCTGCTGCCACGCTGGCGCGGTGCCGCACCTATCCAGCGCGCCATCTGGGCGGGCGATGTCGAAACCGGCGTGACCATCATGCAGATGGATGTGGGGCTGGATACCGGCGCCATGATCCGCAAGGTGAGCTGCCCCATCGCCTTTGATGAGACCTCTGCCAGCCTCTATGACAAGCTGGCCGAGCTGGGACCGCAGGCGCTGGTCGAAACCCTCAACGCCATGGCCGCCGGTGATACCGCCGCCGAGGCGCAGGACGATGCCCTGGCCAACTACGCCCAGAAGCTCTCCAAGGAAGAGGCGCGCATCGACTGGTCCATGGAGGCCGTCGCCATCGAGCGCTGCATTCGCGCCTTCAATCCCTGGCCCATCAGCTGGTTCGAGGTGGCGGAGCAGACCATCAAGGTCTGGCAGGCCGAGGTGCTCGAGCAGGAACATGGCCAGGCGGCCGGTACTCTGCTCAAGGCCGACAAGCAGGGGATCGACGTCGCCACCGGCAAGGGCGTGCTGCGCCTGCTGACCCTGCAACCGCCTGGCAAGAAGGCCATGTCCGTCTCGGATCTGCTCAACTCTCGCCGCGACTGGTTTGCACCCGGCACGCAATTGAATTGA
- a CDS encoding DNA topoisomerase family protein: MSKIDHHLFSAHENAFEREPCPQCGAELVIRQGKHGLFLGCSAYPACDYIRSLTPSGRDIEKVLEGSACPDCGQPLAIKKGRYGLFVGCTQYPACQHIESLQESDDTQILCPECGKGHLVSRTSRYGKQFYSCDGYPHCKYVVNDKPIPMPCPECGWGIMVEKKVRGNLRWICPQKKCGHQSEQV; this comes from the coding sequence ATGTCAAAAATCGATCATCACCTCTTTTCTGCCCACGAGAACGCGTTCGAGCGAGAGCCTTGCCCGCAGTGTGGTGCCGAGCTGGTGATCCGCCAGGGCAAGCATGGCCTCTTTCTGGGCTGCTCCGCCTATCCCGCCTGTGACTACATCCGTTCCCTGACACCGTCCGGCCGCGACATTGAAAAGGTGCTGGAAGGTTCCGCCTGCCCGGATTGTGGTCAGCCGCTGGCGATCAAGAAGGGGCGTTACGGCCTGTTCGTCGGTTGCACCCAGTATCCGGCCTGTCAGCACATCGAATCCTTGCAGGAAAGCGACGACACCCAGATCCTCTGTCCCGAGTGTGGCAAGGGTCATCTGGTGAGCCGCACCTCCCGCTACGGCAAGCAGTTCTACTCCTGCGACGGCTATCCCCATTGTAAATATGTGGTTAACGACAAGCCGATCCCCATGCCTTGTCCCGAATGTGGCTGGGGCATCATGGTGGAGAAGAAAGTGAGGGGAAATCTGAGGTGGATCTGCCCGCAAAAGAAATGCGGCCATCAGAGTGAGCAGGTATAA
- the hemF gene encoding oxygen-dependent coproporphyrinogen oxidase, giving the protein MSKPDVAQIKAFLLQLQDEICQGLEQADGEGRFVEDAWTREGGGGGRTRVLRQGAVIEQGGVNFSHVYGDAMPASATAHRPELAGRRFEAMGVSLVIHPHNPYVPTSHANVRFFIAEKEGEEPIWWFGGGFDLTPFYPFAEDVLHWHQVSHDLCQPFGEEIYPEFKGWCDRYFFLKHRNETRGVGGLFFDDLNRWPFDDCFAFMRAVGRGYLDAYLPIIARRKALPYGEREREFQLYRRGRYVEFNLVYDRGTLFGLQTGGRTESILMSMPPLARWEYDWQPEPGSQEALLYSDYLTPRNWL; this is encoded by the coding sequence ATGAGCAAACCGGACGTGGCCCAGATCAAGGCCTTCCTACTGCAGCTGCAGGACGAGATCTGCCAGGGCCTGGAGCAGGCCGATGGGGAAGGGCGCTTCGTGGAAGACGCCTGGACCCGTGAGGGTGGTGGTGGTGGCCGTACCCGGGTGCTGCGCCAGGGCGCCGTGATTGAGCAGGGGGGCGTCAACTTCTCCCACGTTTATGGTGATGCCATGCCGGCCTCGGCGACCGCCCATAGGCCGGAGCTGGCGGGGCGCAGATTCGAGGCCATGGGGGTCTCGCTGGTGATCCACCCCCACAATCCCTATGTGCCGACCAGCCATGCCAACGTCCGCTTCTTCATCGCCGAGAAAGAGGGTGAAGAGCCCATCTGGTGGTTCGGCGGTGGCTTCGATCTGACACCGTTTTACCCCTTTGCCGAGGATGTGCTGCACTGGCATCAGGTGTCGCACGATCTCTGCCAGCCCTTTGGTGAGGAGATCTACCCCGAGTTCAAGGGGTGGTGCGATCGTTACTTCTTCCTCAAGCACCGCAATGAGACTCGTGGTGTCGGCGGCCTCTTCTTCGACGATCTGAATCGCTGGCCGTTTGACGACTGTTTCGCCTTTATGCGGGCGGTGGGCAGAGGTTACCTCGATGCCTATCTGCCGATCATCGCGCGGCGCAAGGCGCTGCCCTATGGGGAGCGGGAGCGGGAGTTCCAGCTCTATCGGCGCGGTCGTTACGTGGAGTTCAACCTGGTCTACGACCGGGGCACCCTGTTCGGGTTGCAGACCGGTGGCCGCACCGAGTCGATCCTGATGTCGATGCCGCCGCTGGCGCGCTGGGAGTACGATTGGCAACCCGAGCCCGGTAGTCAGGAGGCATTGCTCTACAGCGACTACCTCACCCCCAGAAACTGGTTGTGA